Proteins encoded together in one uncultured Flavobacterium sp. window:
- a CDS encoding aminodeoxychorismate/anthranilate synthase component II encodes MKKILVIDNYDSFTYNLVHYLEDLNCEVTVYRNDEFDIDEIASFDKILLSPGPGIPDEAGLLKAVIQKYAPTKSILGVCLGQQAIGEVFGGTLSNLDKVYHGVATNVKTVVSDEILFEGLGNEFEVGRYHSWVVDANLPEALEATSIDENGQIMSLRHKTFDVRGVQFHPESVLTPNGKRILENWIKS; translated from the coding sequence ATGAAAAAAATATTAGTTATAGACAATTACGATAGTTTCACTTATAATTTAGTGCACTATCTGGAAGATTTAAACTGCGAAGTTACGGTTTACAGAAACGATGAATTTGATATTGACGAAATTGCATCTTTCGACAAAATATTACTTTCTCCAGGACCTGGAATTCCGGACGAAGCAGGTTTATTAAAAGCAGTGATTCAGAAATACGCCCCAACAAAAAGTATTTTAGGAGTTTGTTTAGGACAACAAGCCATCGGAGAAGTTTTTGGCGGAACGCTTTCAAATCTTGACAAAGTATATCATGGCGTTGCAACGAATGTAAAAACCGTAGTTTCTGATGAAATTTTATTTGAAGGTTTAGGCAATGAATTCGAAGTAGGAAGATACCATTCATGGGTTGTTGATGCCAATTTACCAGAAGCTCTTGAAGCCACTTCAATAGATGAAAATGGACAAATTATGTCGTTAAGACACAAAACTTTTGATGTTAGAGGTGTTCAGTTTCACCCGGAAAGCGTTTTAACTCCAAACGGGAAAAGGATTTTAGAGAACTGGATAAAGAGCTAG